The Coregonus clupeaformis isolate EN_2021a chromosome 26, ASM2061545v1, whole genome shotgun sequence genome window below encodes:
- the LOC121540873 gene encoding uncharacterized protein LOC121540873, producing the protein MVAGMVMPLADLRAIYELLFRDGVMVAKKDKRPQTKHPEIPSVGNLQVIRAMGSLKSRGYLRETFAWRHFYWYLTNEGIVYLRDYLRLPAEIVPSSLQRVRRPTGTLAIAQRAARGVQSVDGPTSYVPKPGKEESQEAMAERQVYRHRRMGAAEEEGPSGQTPRFRGRPLAAETVRPRASWESEAMAQPPLRKGRGFRTEASMMEESQVKRASTVTFSQTTEASSSKAVVISQEKIITKVHSERSQVVPVQKTHESQASIKSVSSKIALPLAVTAVASAAVAGAAAVKVSAESSLNKAGKEKPKKAAAVTISEETPKVSAEPVPSKSAIPAPLPPTKEIKEENKTKVKEIPKPKKVAEMTVPQETPKLSAEPPNHSKLTSLLPYQWSMAMTVLSLKRLLKRLSKLKK; encoded by the coding sequence ATGGTGGCAGGAATGGTGATGCCCTTGGCGGACTTGAGGGCCATCTACGAGCTCCTGTTTCGCGATGGCGTCATGGTGGCCAAGAAGGACAAGCGGCCCCAGACCAAGCACCCAGAGATCCCCAGCGTGGGAAACCTGCAGGTGATCCGTGCCATGGGCTCCCTCAAGTCCAGGGGCTACTTGAGGGAGACGTTCGCCTGGAGGCACTTCTATTGGTACCTGACCAACGAGGGCATTGTTTACCTGCGTGACTACCTCCGTCTGCCTGCTGAGATCGTCCCCTCTTCCCTGCAAAGGGTTCGCCGTCCAACAGGCACCTTGGCCATTGCCCAAAGGGCAGCACGTGGGGTCCAGTCAGTGGACGGCCCCACATCTTATGTCCCCAAACCTGGCAAGGAAGAAAGTCAGGAGGCGATGGCTGAGCGCCAGGTCTACCGACACAGGAGGATGGGTGCAGCCGAGGAGGAAGGCCCCTCTGGCCAGACGCCAAGGTTCAGAGGTCGCCCGCTGGCCGCAGAGACGGTCAGACCAAGAGCATCATGGGAATCTGAGGCCATGGCCCAGCCTCCCCTGAGGAAGGGACGGGGCTTCCGCACTGAGGCTTCAATGATGGAGGAAAGCCAGGTGAAGAGGGCCTCCACGGTTACCTTCTCTCAGACCACTGAGGCTAGTAGCAGTAAAGCAGTGGTTATCTCCCAGGAGAAAATCATCACTAAGGTCCACTCAGAAAGGTCCCAGGTGGTTCCGGTTcagaaaacacatgaatcacaggCCAGCATCAAGTCAGTCTCTTCCAAAATAGCCCTCCCATTAGCTGTAACTGCAGTAGCTAGTGCTGCAGTAGCTGGGGCTGCAGCAGTGAAGGTCTCAGCTGAATCCTCTCTCAATAAAGCAGGTAAAGAGAAGCCCAAGAAAGCTGCAGCAGTGACCATCTCTGAGGAGACCCCCAAAGTCTCCGCTGAACCTGTCCCCAGCAAGTCAGCCATTCCAGCACCCCTGCCCCCTACTAAAGAGATTAAGGAGgaaaacaaaacaaaggtgaaGGAGATTCCAAAACCCAAGAAAGTGGCAGAAATGACCGTCCCCCAAGAGACCCCCAAACTCTCAGCCGAACCCCCAAATCACTCAAAGTTGACATCACTGCTCCCTTACCAGTGGTCAATGGCAATGACGGTGTTGTCACTGAAAAGGTTATTGAAAAGGTTATCGAAACTAAAAAAGTGA